The DNA window ACAGGCAGTAGTCCCGTTCAAGGACCGCTTCCGGAATTCGACGACCGCCCTTTCGGGCAAGACGGTTCGACAACAGGGACAGGTTCCGCTGGGCGATCATCAGGTCCTCCCGACAGACAGGAGCTCATCGGGGGGTACATTCAACTGCAGTCTCCACCTCCTGAAAAATTTCCCCTCCGCCGGCAGTACCGGATCCAGTCTCACATATGTATCGGTAAGGTGATCCAAAAGGATCTTTCTATCCGTCTGCGATCCGATTTCATAGAGTTCCATGATATACCCCAATCGTCGGATGACAGCGCCCACATCAATCTTAAGCGCATATTCAATCAGTCTACCAACATGAAGTGCCTCACGGCGCATCCAAATGCCCTTGGCCACTTCGCTGACACCTCCACAATGCTCCGGCTGCCTGAGGCCGTCGATAACGGTCCGTTCGAGGTCGCTCACCGTAACCATTTCCTGCTTGGTGACCCAATGGTGGATCAGACCAAAGAACCACTCGCTTTTACAGGGAATAAATCGGAATTCCGTGCCCATGATATGGATGGAGCGAATCTTCTTCGGGGTCGCAACTTGTATCACGAATTGGGGCTGGGTGACCATCCCGTGGATTTCCATCGCCGTACCGTGGGACAAGTAGTAATTTTTACCGTTAAACAGTTCACGGGCCAAGACGAGGGGATTCCCCGCATACTCCCTTTCTTTGCCCAGCTCAAAAGGCACCAGAATAAACAGCCCGGGTTTGAGCCTGGTCACAATACCTCTACCGACAAGCTTCCTGACGAAGTTTCTGGCGTTTGCATTGTTTAGCGCGAGGATCTTCTGAATGTCCTTCAGACGAAAGATCACTCTGTTCTTGTCATAGAGCGTCGTGACCAGATGGGCTGCCTGGGGTCCCAAGGTCTTCGTTGTTTTATTATATTGTCGACTCATAATGTTTCTTCTAAGGACACATTTTACGACAATAATATAACATAGTCAAGAATTTTGGATGAGGGTAGCTAGAGGTTGGAGGAGGAGACATAAGCTGACTGAAAAATTCAGTCAGCTGGTCTGGTCTTCAATGCCCGGAAGCT is part of the Deltaproteobacteria bacterium genome and encodes:
- a CDS encoding transcriptional regulator, with the protein product MSRQYNKTTKTLGPQAAHLVTTLYDKNRVIFRLKDIQKILALNNANARNFVRKLVGRGIVTRLKPGLFILVPFELGKEREYAGNPLVLARELFNGKNYYLSHGTAMEIHGMVTQPQFVIQVATPKKIRSIHIMGTEFRFIPCKSEWFFGLIHHWVTKQEMVTVSDLERTVIDGLRQPEHCGGVSEVAKGIWMRREALHVGRLIEYALKIDVGAVIRRLGYIMELYEIGSQTDRKILLDHLTDTYVRLDPVLPAEGKFFRRWRLQLNVPPDELLSVGRT